aaggtaaaAACTTTGCCCAATCTTCTCTGCATTTTGGCAGATGATTCATGGGTTTTACTCTGACAGTTTTGGCTAACTTAAAGAGGCCAAGAAACCCATAAAAGATTTTGGTTAAATCGCAGACTTTTGCTGATATTATTGCCTCCATCTCCGTCTTGATTCTTAAATTCCACCCCCTTccttactaaaaaaaaaaaaaaaagagtatccAATAATATTGTCTGTtgcaatttttgcaatttgCAGCCAGTATTTACTACCTctaaagaaggaagaaactcaTAAACAGTCTTGGCTCTTGAGTCAATCCCAGTTTTTCCTCTACTCTTCTTGGAGCTTAGGAATGGGTATTCCACAGCGTTGTCTTCTTTTGCTTTGAAGAACTAAGAGCAAGTACAAAAAAATGGATCTTGAGCTAACTGATAATGCTGGTGATGCCTCAGATCATCATAAGCTGGTGGAAAAGAGAAGGAAGAGTACAAGGAAATTCGTACTTGCTTGTGCTGCTTTTGCATCTATTAACAATGTCCTTATTGGCTATGGTATGTTATTTGACTTTGATTTTCATGTCCACTTCGATTGGTAAATGATTAGCCCTTTTCTTATATATCAGACTTTGCACTTTTAGCTGATAAACTTTGCTCTGTTCAGTGTTTAGAGTGTTTGTTCATCTTtgaccacaaaaaaaaaacaaataaataatttgAGATTAGACGAAGATCAAACACTGATAAATTCTGGTTTTTCGATATCATGGTGATACTTTTAGCCGCTTTGGAGAGAAAATATGGAAAAagagtgtatttttttttttagatttagTAATGTTCTTCCCATATTGAGCTCTTTGATCTACTAGACTTGTACAGGTTCTCCGGTCTCTGTTTTCACTTTTTGGTGTTTGTTAAGCTATTGTTAACAAATAAAGAATCACTCTGATAGTAGCATAACCTCAGTTGTGTCATTCCTTAGCTCTGTAATCCTTAATGTGCCTTTAATGGGCCATCAAGGACAGTGAGTACATTGGGTCGATAGATAAAACAGGGGTATGATTATATGGCAAGAATATCAGGCTTTCATGCATGTATCATGATTGCAATGAAGCAGCAGGCAAGCATCGTGCAAGTATAAACTGTCAACTGCCGTGAATTCATTTTACTGGCATATCTGCTGTCAAATGGTATGTAGTAGTGTCTCTCGAAATCTACATATTAATGTGTTGTTTGGGCAATTAAACTTTTTAAGATGAGCTAGTTAGGCCAATCAGATATTCTTTAGTGGTTCCTCCTGAGGTTACATGATGTTCTTTTATATTTCTTGCTGTGACTTTTGTTAGTTGACGCTGATAATAAGGGTAAAGAGAAATTTCAGCTCTAGCATGTGCATATGGCACCATGTGAATTGAGGTCAGTTTTTTCGGTACACAGATGTAGGTGTCATGAGTGGGGCAATACTATTTATTAAAGAAGATTTGAAGACAACAGAGGTGCAAGAAGaaatttttcttggtatcttgagCATAATATCAATTTTGGGTATTTTAGCTGGTGGAAGAATATCTGATGCCATTGGGAGAAAACCAGCAATGGGTTTATCTGCTTTTGTCTTCCAAGCAGGAGCAGTCATAATGACTGTATCCCCCACATTTGAGGTACTAATGATAGGAAGAATCTTGGCTGGAATTGGAATTGGTTTTGGAGTCATGATTGCACCTGTTTACATTGCAGAGATATCACCTGCATTTGCTAGAGGTTCCCTCACCTCCTTTCCTGAGATTTTCATAAATCTGGGAATCCTTTTAGGTTTTGTCTCCAACTATGCATTTTCTGGTCTTCCAGCACACTTAAACTGGAGGATAATGCTTGCAGTGGGAATTCTGCCTGCAGTCTTCATTGCATTTGCACTATGCATAATTCCTGAGTCACCACGGTGGTTAGTTATGCAGAACCGAATTCAAGAGGCAAGGGCTATTCTGTTGAAAACAAATGATAATGACACAGAGGTAGATGAGAGGCTATCAGAAATTCAATTAGCTGCTGGAATTACTGATGCCGAGAAGCATCAAAGCAAGGCTGTGTGGCGTGAATTGCTAAGTCCTACTCCAGCACTTCGCAGGATGATGATCACTGGTTTCGGAATCCAGTGTTTCCAACAGATTACTGGCATTGATGCAACTATTTATTATAGTCCCAAGATCTTTAAAGCTGCTGGTATTGATGGCAACTCAAACCTTCTTGCAGCAACAGTGGCTGTGGGGGTTACAAAGACGGCATTTATACTTGTAGCTATTGTTCTTATCGACAAAGTTGGGAGAAAGCCACTGCTCTATGTGAGCACAATTGGTATGACTTTATGTCTGTTTACATTGGGAACCAGCCTTTCCATTCTGGGAGAGGGATCTGTTGGAATAGCATTGGCAATACTATCAGTCTGTGCAAATGTAGCTTTCTTTTCCGTGGGTATTGGTCCAGTTTGTTGGGTTTTGACTTCTGAAATCTTTCCTTTGAGGCTAAGAGCTCAAGCATCAGCACTTGGAGGAGTTTGCAGCAGAGTATGCAGTGGCCTGATTGCTATGTCCTTCCTCTCTGTTTCGCATGCAATTACTACAGCTGGGACCTTTCTTGTGTTTAGTTTACTTTCAGCAATTTCTGTTGCCTTTGTCTATACAATGGTTCCAGAAACTAAAGGTAAATCTCTGGAGCAGATTGAGCTGCTGTTCCAAAATAATATCTGCGGAGGTTTTGGTAACAAAAATTTCATCTCCTTAAAGTTTCTTGGAGACAAACACAAAGTGTCAGCACGCACAGCTTGAGATGATACCCGTTGGATAGTTTGGGCAGGAATTTGTAGCCTCAACTTTTGGTTAGTCCTACGTATAGAGCCAcatgtacctttttttttttttttttttttttttgtacataatGGTCTAGCTTCTGACAGCTTACTCTTCAATATCAAAAGCCTACTTTTAATTTcgttaaaaatgttttatacCACAGCAAGATCTGGACTCTGAACGGCAAAAGGACCAGCtcgtgtattttttttttttggggttggaTATAACTTGTCAGACAGTGGTTTATAGTTTGTCaaggttaattccactttgcacCCTTCGACTATATCTAGATTTCGACTATGGTCTTTAAACTTTAGAATGGAATATTTTAGTctctaaaatataaaatttctcCCGTTTAAATAAAATCATTGATGAGAGCGGGATCAAGTTTATACTTAAGTgtgataaattttatattttatggattaaagtaGATTAGTTTTTATACTTTAGGGACTAAAGTGtctcattttaaaatttaagaATTTAACATTTTCTGATAGTAAGAAGAACTTTAAGAAGCATATTTTGACCACTGAACTAATCCAGTGGTTAATTTTTTAACATTTATGGTCATTTTTATAAGGTCTAAATCTTTAAGCCcaataaattttgatttatatatttttttcaattgagATTATTTTTTCGTTGAACTGATTTCTATGAGTAACATTTAATGCTAATGATTTAAAGAAAACACATTATTAATAGCCATAGATTAGTAATTAGGAAGATCATTGAACTTGATGTAGTGATGCTGTCTCCAAGACTGATTCACCGGATTGGATCGTATGTGATTAGGAAGTTATGCGGATCAGATTCGAGTATCATATTCGGCTATTggtcttttttattttttatttttctacctgGGCAAAAGTTCGAGGTCCTTCACTGCAATTAACCTTTGTTGAAAATCAGCATTggaagaaaaatataaaaaggttgAAAATTTAAGGCGAATACGCAAACAGTAACTGTAGAGGATCAAGAAATGGTGAACTGGGGAATTGCAGAACTCCACAGAAACTCAGGCAACTGGGACAACGTAGTTAAAGATATAGTGAAGATGGAGAAAAAGATTTTCCCAAAACACGAATCACTTGCTCGATCGTTTGATGAAGAACTCAAGAAAAGGAACAGTGGGCTGCTTTACTCCCAGGTTGAAGATGGTGATGTTGCTGGCTATGTCATGTACTCTTGGCCTTCTTCGATTTCTGCTTCCATTACAAAACTTGCAGGTTCTATTTCTATACTCATCTTCTTGCAGCCATTATTAATACTGGTTCGGTTTTCTtgttgaaatttatttgttgcGCTAATCCCTTTCGTGGGATTCGTCATGTTCGAATTTGAGAATTCAGGAGCTTAATTGCTCTTATTTGTTCAATAATACGGATTATAGGGAGCTATAAAAAAGAGCCCAGTTGTAAAATTACTGGGTAGCTGGAACAAGTCTGTCATCTTCAATTCTGTTCTCAGTTTTCAGCgcaagtctttttttttttttttcattttttcttaagAGCTACTGTTTTAGTAGGCACAGTTATAATTtatcaaaaatgaaaagaagcGTAAATGGTTAGGTAGCATGGAATTTGAACTGATTATTCAGAGTTTGAGTTCTTCTATTAGCAAATGCAGGTTGGTTGATAGAAAATTGACTCAGCATTGAGAATCGTTATAGGTTTTTTATGCACAGACTACAGATTAAATTAGACTTCTATCATAATTGTGCTGATTTGTGCACAGATCGAAGTTAGGCTTGGTACAACTAGTGTACCAACTTAGCAATATAAAGGCAAAAAATGCAGATTGCTAGTTGTGCATCTTATAAATGGTGGGTCTATGTAACAGAATGTTTCTTTGTTGAATTCTGCTTGGTTTTGTCTTTTGCACTGATTGatcttattccttttgttttgcaACACTACaattcatcttccttttctACCTCCCCAAATTTCTTAATTCATGTCATTTTCCAGCAAAATGGGCATGTGTTAAGAGGCTTAAGGCCCCTTGACACGAAATTAGACGTGTGGTAGTTACCCCAATCACATCTGCTCCTAGGAGCTCCCTGAGGCCTGTTGGTGGTGCATCCATTGAACTCTGTGATAGCTGGTGCTGGACTGCTTCTTTGGCTAGCCTTGCAAGAGATTAGATTTTCCTTTTGTTAGCAGattacaagaaaaattaaacaaaaatccTCATAAAGTCAAGAAGTAGAATGTGAAATCATGAATTGTTCCACAAACATGTGGAAACTCTTCTATTGAGCAATTCTAGTTGTGCAAGGGTAACGTCCTGTCTCTCTGCTTTCTGAAGTTACTTTGTCTACTTCTTAGGCTTATACCTTCGACATCAATGACTTAACCTCCTAAAGCGGTCATCAGGgtagaaaatcatgaatataTGTGCCCTTTGACATGAAACTCTGGAACAAGTCAACTTGATGTGGTATTTAGGTTTCTTTGACCTATATAAGTCATAATTTAGTGTAGAAAGGACACACAGTAAAATTTCAGTGTTTCAGCATCTCATGCAAGACCACAAAATGTACAAAATAGCACATCCATCCTCCTAAGTCATACCAGCTTCCCTTTTATGCTGTTCTAGGTTATGTCTATTTGCAAAATGTGATCCCATGGAGAATATAGCTTCTTGAAACgattacaaaaaatttataACGAAACCCCTTCTGTGGATTTGAgatcttccttttctttataaCCTCCTCATCTTATAAAAGGGAGTGTTTAAACAAGAATTACAGGATTCAGGCTGGTTTGCACTACACATTCTTCAGAGCAATATAATCCTAAAATTTTTCATCAGCAGTTGAGCAATGATTGCCCGTCCTTGGACTGCTCTGACTTATACCTCTGTTCAATTCTTGGTGCTCTCAGTTATGGTTTTCCAGACACACTGAGACATAAAGTTGATGAATTTAGCCTCAAACTTGGGGCCTCCCACCAAAATGGTGGTACTGCGCTCATCATTCGTTGACTTGGAGATATCAATTCTTtctttcatctttcttttttggtttttatttTGAAAGGGAAGGGGAGGGAGGGAAAAAATTTCCTCCTGAGGACCATGACtagtaaatgaaaaaaatgatcAAGATGCACTTTTGAGAAACCTAACTATCGGCTTCTTTTGAAGGAGAAATACAGGACAACAACAACGCTCATCTTTCTCCTATGATGCCTTCTGAAATCCTGCTTCACTCTAACCAAAATCAACTGTATGCGATTGATTTGGAGAGACTGAAGCCTGTTGATAAGCCTGTTGTATGCGATTACAGTTTCCTCATTAGCATGTTCCTATCTTGTATAGGAGTGTTTTGTCCTTGCATGAAGTGTCTGTGATTTCATCCATTATTAACTTTTGTGCTACTAAAAGAAGCAAGGATTTAACTTTTATTTCACtatatattgaatttttttcaGGGTTTAATTTTGATTGATTGTTGTGATTTTTCtggctggaaaaaaaaaatagtgaagGAAAATCATCGAGGACGAGGGCTTGGAGAAGCATTGCTGGAGGAAGCGATCCACAAATGCAGAACAAGAAAGATCCAAAGGGTATCCCTTCATGTTGATCCTGAAAGAACTGCAGCTATGAACCTCTACAAGAAACTAGGATTCAAAGTGGATACTCTTGTTGAGGGTTATTATTCCCCAGATCGAAATGCTTACAGAATGTACCTTGATTTTCAAACAGATTAACTTAATCAAGTGTTCATGAAATTCATATATCACCgtttgttttttaattttattttatagtgAAATTCCACATTATTTGATggtttttaactttttatagAATTTGTGGCAATCCTACCCTATAATTGCACCCcgaaaacttttttttatttttaagtttccTGCATTTCTTTAAACATGTTCAAAACGAACCAAGTACTAGTTAAAAAGTATAAAACAAGAATGAATTTAAAAACTTTTGATACATAAAAATGAACATAAAACTTTGTTATCTATTGCATAAAAAGTAATTATTATCCGATAATTTCAATGTTGTTATCTGTTTTAATactctatatattttttaacGAAATTCACAAAACTATCTCACTGATTTTGAACTATAATTTTTACCTTAATTGTATTTGTTGTACACCAAGTTACTTAGCTGTCCCTCTAAAGTTCTAACCTTGGTCATACCTTCAATAGTGATTCACAAATATGTATGAAAAGTATTAGCATGATCTCAAGGGCTCCATtttggaagaagaaaaacaagcataatagaaaaagaaattctGTCCAAactaagcaaaaaaaaaaaaaaggaaaaattagagCAAGTAAGACACCAAGCCTAGAGAATTTCGAAAAATGTTTGACAAATTATATGTGAAAAAATGTTGCTGCCCAGGATCGAACTGGGGACCTTCAGTGTGTAAGACTGACGTGATAACCACTACACCACAGCAACATTCGATATCTTAGTAATTTTTATTTACTAAAAATACACGGGGAAATTTAGGCGCCGGGTTTGTTTTGGTTTCCTCCCATTTTGGCTTGGATTTCGGACTTCGGAAGTTCGGAGCAAAATTCTTTCTTGTCTGATCAGCCCTGGTTTAAATTTATTCTTCCAattaaagcaaaagaaaaaaagaaaaggggataCTGAGCTTAACCCTGACATCTCTGATATTGATCTGGGGTCAGGGTTTTGCAAATTTGGTTGAGAAAATGTCGAGAATGGCGCGGAGTTGCCTGCAATCCGTCCTGAAAATAGTGAAT
Above is a genomic segment from Coffea eugenioides isolate CCC68of chromosome 5, Ceug_1.0, whole genome shotgun sequence containing:
- the LOC113772026 gene encoding N-alpha-acetyltransferase 11; amino-acid sequence: MVNWGIAELHRNSGNWDNVVKDIVKMEKKIFPKHESLARSFDEELKKRNSGLLYSQVEDGDVAGYVMYSWPSSISASITKLAVKENHRGRGLGEALLEEAIHKCRTRKIQRVSLHVDPERTAAMNLYKKLGFKVDTLVEGYYSPDRNAYRMYLDFQTD
- the LOC113772255 gene encoding probable polyol transporter 4; this translates as MDLELTDNAGDASDHHKLVEKRRKSTRKFVLACAAFASINNVLIGYDVGVMSGAILFIKEDLKTTEVQEEIFLGILSIISILGILAGGRISDAIGRKPAMGLSAFVFQAGAVIMTVSPTFEVLMIGRILAGIGIGFGVMIAPVYIAEISPAFARGSLTSFPEIFINLGILLGFVSNYAFSGLPAHLNWRIMLAVGILPAVFIAFALCIIPESPRWLVMQNRIQEARAILLKTNDNDTEVDERLSEIQLAAGITDAEKHQSKAVWRELLSPTPALRRMMITGFGIQCFQQITGIDATIYYSPKIFKAAGIDGNSNLLAATVAVGVTKTAFILVAIVLIDKVGRKPLLYVSTIGMTLCLFTLGTSLSILGEGSVGIALAILSVCANVAFFSVGIGPVCWVLTSEIFPLRLRAQASALGGVCSRVCSGLIAMSFLSVSHAITTAGTFLVFSLLSAISVAFVYTMVPETKGKSLEQIELLFQNNICGGFGNKNFISLKFLGDKHKVSARTA